Proteins encoded in a region of the Triplophysa rosa linkage group LG6, Trosa_1v2, whole genome shotgun sequence genome:
- the LOC130555995 gene encoding zinc finger BED domain-containing protein 4-like, with amino-acid sequence MLGGQRRMNHVRINKLWKLHSNEGKSFRKTASERAIKITDKIIEFIVLDDQPLSVVENVGFCCLIEHLEPRYSLPGRKYISETALPELYETVREHISCQLKDVQTISFTTDIWSSDAAPLSLLSLTAHWVDTVTPSSFTLQSAVLQANEFRGSHTGTSIAESIEGMLVKWNISKSRVHVILRDNTRNMKKAMAEMGVSSLGCFAHSLQLVVHEGLLSQRSVSDALANCRKIIGHFKHSPLATTRLEDIQKDLKMPTKRLQQDVVTRWNSTFYMVERILEQKRPISAYGADHDLPATLTANQWALLEKTVTVLAPFEELTKQISSSTSSVAEVIPSVTVLKRATCSGEPGGQRYKNNENYPS; translated from the coding sequence ATGCTAGGAGGACAGAGAAGGATGAACCACGTAAGAATCAACAAACTTTGGAAGCTTCATTCCAACGAAGGGAAAAGTTTTCGAAAGacagcgagcgagcgagcgataAAGATAACCGACAAAATCATAGAGTTTATTGTTCTGGATGACCAGCCACTGTCAGTCGTCGAAAACGTGGGATTTTGCTGCTTAATTGAACATTTGGAGCCCCGGTACAGTTTGCCTGGTCGCAAATACATCTCTGAAACAGCGCTCCCTGAACTATATGAGACGGTGCGTGAACACATTTCATGTCAACTAAAAGATGTGCAAACAATCAGCTTTACGACCGACATTTGGAGCAGTGACGCGGCACCGCTGTCTTTACTAAGTTTGACAGCACACTGGGTGGACACAGTGACCCCGTCATCTTTTACTCTTCAAAGTGCAGTGCTGCAAGCTAACGAGTTTCGTGGGTCACACACCGGCACATCCATAGCTGAATCAATTGAGGGGATGCTTGTGAAGTGGAATATCTCTAAGTCCCGTGTTCATGTTATTTTGCGCGACAACacaagaaacatgaaaaaagcTATGGCCGAGATGGGTGTGTCGAGTTTGGGCTGCTTCGCACACTCTCTACAACTTGTGGTTCACGAAGGCCTTTTATCACAGAGAAGTGTGAGTGATGCGCTGGCAAACTGTAGGAAGATAATAGGCCATTTCAAACACTCGCCATTGGCAACAACGCGCCTGGAGGATATTCAGAAGGATCTAAAAATGCCCACCAAACGGTTGCAACAAGATGTAGTGACGAGGTGGAACAGTACTTTTTATATGGTAGAGAGAATTCTTGAGCAGAAGCGGCCGATTTCAGCATACGGAGCTGATCACGACCTGCCAGCCACACTGACAGCCAACCAGTGGGCTTTGCTGGAAAAAACTGTCACTGTTTTGGCACCATTTGAGGAACTGACCAAGCAGATTAGCTCCTCCACCTCGTCTGTAGCGGAAGTCATCCCCTCAGTTACAGTTCTAAAACGTGCAACTTGCTCGGGAGAGCCAGGAGGACAGCGgtataaaaacaatgaaaactaCCCTTCTTGA
- the LOC130555771 gene encoding uncharacterized protein LOC130555771 produces the protein MASIPIIVTCTSCHMFSLAFSVSCEGFICDKCREIVRLTEKILELESRIQSLSEDSKSLTTIENTLDASNISAHSSVPVENPPQLGNFVTVRRRSRRTKHHSTVPITVSNRFAPLSDAPTEKPAESALVIGDSIVRNVNIEAPATIVKCLPGARAPDIKSNLNVLAKANRKFSKIVIHVGTNDVRLRQSEITKDNIKEVCELASMMSDTVIFSGPLTAYRGDEIYSRLSSLNGWLSEWCLQNDIVFINNWKSFEGRPDLLKRDGLHPSWAGTSILSRNMAKSLNANAKT, from the coding sequence atggcttctattcctattattgttacttgcacctcatgtcatatgtttagcttagccttctctgtcagctgcgagggctttatatgcgataaatgcagggaaatagttaggctgacagagaagatcttagaattagagtctcgcatccaatctttatctgaggatagtaagagtttaacgacgatagaaaacactttggatgcgagcaacattagcgcacacagctcggttccggttgaaaatcctccgcagctgggaaacttcgtgactgtgagacggcgtagtcgcaggacaaaacatcactcgaccgttccgattacagtctcgaacaggtttgccccgctcagtgacgcaccgactgagaaacctgctgaaagtgccctagttatcggtgattctattgttcggaacgttaacatagaggcaccagccaccatagtcaaatgtttaccgggagccagagcgcctgacatcaagtcaaatttaaatgtgctggctaaggctaatcgtaaattcagtaagattgtcattcacgtcggcacaaatgatgttcgactccgtcaatcggagatcacaaaagataacattaaagaggtgtgtgagctcgcaagcatgatgtcagacactgtaatattctctggccccctcactgcttatcgtggtgatgagatttatagcagattatcatcactaaatggctggttgtctgagtggtgcctgcagaatgatatagtttttataaataactggaagagttttgagggcagacctgacctgttgaaacgagatggtctccatccctcctgggctgggacttccatcctgtctagaaatatggcaaaaagtcttaatgctaatgctaaaacttga